A single region of the Silene latifolia isolate original U9 population chromosome 8, ASM4854445v1, whole genome shotgun sequence genome encodes:
- the LOC141595143 gene encoding uncharacterized protein LOC141595143 gives MTVTVVGQVKEACMCKGFGSTLTGPALRWFVGLPNRSISTFVDLVNAFTQQFASSQIPQKHAGELYRIVQGAGETIGEYARFNNENVAVRECDVSTAVEAFRRGLHHESYLYKQLTMHPCHSFEAVQEKAAAAIRLEKDILARARIPSTPSVSSTSAMEKLSRKQSTGKKDERTRKPKQLVEEQAWRKDSKKKCEFPRDIGHNTEDCYTLHREIRRLYKQGDLSHLLPRGGKPQYKVGSTKPATPPKCTKIINVITGGSDISGLAYSVAKRHATETKGDRLETSCRISHSDLPAVAFDEGDVRDEQVHHDALIKTLSMANCTVRKVRVDTGGRQPPSSKKDKRGEIPTMAVKCGGST, from the exons ATGACAGTGACGGTAGTAGGACAAGTAAAAGAAGCCTGTATGTGTAAGGGGTTTGGATCCACGTTGACGGGACCAGCACTCCGGTGGTTCGTAGGCTTGCCTAACAGGTCGATATCCACGTTTGTCGACCTGGTAAACGCATTCACTCAGCAATTTGCAAGCAGCCAGATTCCGCAGAAGCATGCAGGAGAGTTGTACAGAATCGTTCAGGGAGCTGGCGAAACCATTGGGGAATACGCCAGATTCAACAATGAAAATGTGGCAGTACGAGAGTGTGACGTatcgacagcagtagaagccttcagaagaggcctacATCATGAATCTtacctatacaagcagctaactatgcatcctTGTCATAGTTTCGAGGCAGTACAAGAGAAAGCAGCAGCTGCAATCAGGTTGGAAAAGgacatcctagccagagccaggaTACCAAGTACGCCAAGCGTATCAAGCACATCAGCCATGGAAAAATTAAGCAGGAAGCAGTCAACTGGCAAGAAGGATGAAAG GACAAGAAAGCCTAAGCAACTAGTAGAAGAACAAGCATGGCGAAAAGACAGCAAGAAGAAGTGCGAGTTTCCTCGTGACATCGGGCATAACACAGAAGACTGCTACACACTGCATAGGGAGATCAGACGCCTGTACAAACAGGGAGatctgagccacctattaccacgtgggggcaagccgCAATATAAGGTGGGTTCCACAAAACCTGCAACTCCACCCAAATGCACCaaaataataaacgtgataacaggcggctcagatatAAGCGGGTTAGCATATTCAGTAGCCAAAAGGCATGCTACTGAGACCAAAGGGGATAGGCTAGAGacttcttgcagaatttctcatagTGATCTACCCGCGGTTGCTTTTGACGAAGGAGATGTACGTGACGAGCAGGTGCACCACGACGCACTCATCAAAACCCTGTCAATGGCCAACTGCACAGTCAGAAAGGTCCGGGTAGACACAG GAGGTAGACAGCCTCCTAGCAGCAAAAAAGATAAGAGAGGTGAAATACCCACAATGGCTGTCAAATGTGGTGGTAGtacctaa